From Syntrophorhabdaceae bacterium, a single genomic window includes:
- a CDS encoding DegT/DnrJ/EryC1/StrS family aminotransferase, with the protein MNVRIFDIERDHAAIKAELVRTFEKVLSSGEFILGREVKSFEEAFAAYVGTRYAVGVASGTDAIKIGGLALGLKGGDKFVTTPNTYIATAMALSENGLVPRFCDIEADSFNMDPAALEDLLKRENDVKLCVPVHLYGQPCPMDELRDVCGRYGVMIMEDACQAHGSRYKGRNVGTLSDAAAFSFYPTKNLGCYGDGGIVVTDSEDVFKRMLMLRAHGQSDRHVHDIHGFVSRLDELQAALLAVKLPHLDEWNARRRHNASLYDKGLEGLPVRRPVEAPYAFHVHHLYVIAVEERDALRAYLGERGIITLVHYPTPIHLQKVYDHLGYGEGSFPQAERSARQIISLPLYPSLREDEIAFVCQTIGEFYGK; encoded by the coding sequence CCGCCATCAAGGCGGAGCTTGTAAGAACATTCGAAAAGGTGCTCTCCTCGGGGGAGTTCATCCTCGGCAGGGAAGTGAAGTCCTTCGAAGAGGCCTTCGCCGCATACGTGGGCACGAGGTATGCCGTCGGCGTCGCAAGCGGCACCGACGCGATCAAGATAGGCGGCCTCGCCCTGGGCCTCAAAGGAGGGGACAAGTTCGTCACGACCCCCAACACCTATATCGCGACGGCAATGGCCCTGTCCGAGAACGGTCTCGTCCCCCGTTTCTGCGATATCGAGGCGGACTCCTTCAACATGGACCCCGCCGCACTCGAAGACCTCCTGAAAAGAGAGAATGACGTCAAGCTGTGCGTGCCCGTCCATCTCTACGGGCAGCCGTGCCCGATGGACGAGTTGAGGGATGTTTGCGGCAGGTACGGTGTCATGATCATGGAAGATGCCTGCCAGGCCCACGGTTCCCGCTATAAGGGCAGGAACGTGGGAACATTGAGCGACGCGGCCGCCTTCAGTTTCTACCCCACGAAAAACCTCGGCTGCTATGGCGACGGCGGGATTGTCGTCACCGACAGCGAGGACGTCTTCAAGAGGATGCTCATGCTCCGCGCTCACGGCCAATCCGACAGGCATGTCCACGACATCCACGGTTTTGTCTCCCGTCTCGACGAACTGCAGGCGGCGCTCCTTGCTGTCAAGCTTCCCCATCTCGATGAGTGGAACGCAAGGCGCAGGCACAATGCCTCGCTGTACGACAAAGGCCTTGAGGGCCTGCCCGTCCGGAGACCTGTCGAGGCACCGTATGCCTTCCACGTCCATCACCTCTACGTCATCGCCGTGGAAGAACGGGATGCCCTGAGGGCATACCTTGGCGAACGGGGCATCATCACCCTTGTCCACTACCCCACGCCCATCCATCTCCAAAAGGTCTACGACCACCTCGGTTATGGCGAAGGTTCATTCCCGCAGGCCGAAAGATCGGCCCGGCAGATCATCTCCCTGCCTCTCTATCCATCGCTTCGGGAAGACGAAATTGCCTTTGTGTGCCAGACGATCGGTGAGTTTTACGGAAAATGA